A single region of the Acanthopagrus latus isolate v.2019 chromosome 11, fAcaLat1.1, whole genome shotgun sequence genome encodes:
- the mydgf gene encoding myeloid-derived growth factor, translated as MATQNNLCAFHVAFLLVFTLTAAFIPAGASSPSTKTVEFNVKPGGVVHTFSDGVGEYECSFTYASQGGTNEQWLMSVGLSDDNTLFSCSVWRPQGKSYLFFTQFKAELKGTKIEYASAFSQTAAGGQGDVPLKPEEFTIGESTVTHTEGKFSAQLSKLTAVGRTQHDEL; from the exons ATGGCGACCCAAAATAACTTGTGCGCTTTTCATGTGgcttttctgcttgtttttacGTTGACTGCCGCGTTTATCCCGGCTGGCGCTTCTTCTCCATCGACGAAGACTGTGGAGTTCAACGTTAAACCGGGAGGAGTCGTGCACACTTTCAGTGACGGGGTT GGGGAGTATGAATGCTCATTCACTTATGCTTCACAAGGGGGAACCAATGAG CAATGGCTGATGAGTGTGGGCTTGAGTGACGACAACACactgttttcctgctctgtgtggag GCCTCAGGGGAAATCCTACCTGTTTTTCACTCAGTTCAAAGCTGAACTGAAGGGAACCAAAATTGAATATGCCAGCGCGTTT TCGCAGACGGCAGCGGGAGGACAGGGTGACGTGCCTTTGAAGCCAGAGGAATTTACCATAGGCGAATCAACAG tgACCCACACGGAGGGAAAGTTCAGCGCTCAACTCTCCAAACTCACAGCCGTTGGACGGACACAACACGATGAGCTGTAA